The following DNA comes from Rosa rugosa chromosome 5, drRosRugo1.1, whole genome shotgun sequence.
CGTACGCCATAAATGTAATTTGTCATTTACGGCACACACGggaagcacgccgtaaatgaccaGAAAGAGAACTCTTTTACGGCTCATAAAAAAGCATGTCGTAAATGACACTCTTTTACGGCGCGCATgatatgcacgccgtaaattgtGCGTCGTAAAAGATAAGTTTTCTGGTAGTGATATAGGGCTTatttgtatgtgccgttctggctctgggattaaatgaaatctctattactctgtcaaaaaaaaaaaaaagattccgATAAAATATACATTGATTAGTTTTTACCACCAGAGGACTTTGGCCCCATTTGTgtcaaaacattttttttttttttttaaacattcATGGAAatggatccttttttttttgttaattaaaaaaaaaaaaaactcttagtccATATATATTAGATCAAATTTACGAGGAGGATCCTAATAAAACTCTTAGTTAATATTTTGGAGTTTTAACTTGGGATGATTGGAACCCGAAGCTTTTCCAAAGGGGTGTATGAATTGGAAACGTACGTATATACACACTCTTAAAAGTTAAAATTCAAGTTCAAGAACTGTGGATTCAACAACTCAGTACTAGAGACTCTAAATTAGTGGGAGTAGGGGTTCGAACTATCACTGTGGAAATACTAGAACAAGAGTCCTACGACTTCGGTAGAGACCAAGAGAGTCTCATTTCACCCATCATCAACGGCCAACAAAGTGACGCATGTTTGAATGGAAGCCTGACCAAGTGATCGTTAGGATTTATGCATTGTAATAATGAGATGAGTAAATAACTATGATTCATGAAGATTAGGCAGCCTCGTAATGGGTTTCAATTAAGTGTTGTTGGTAAAATTCATCAACCTTGTTAAGTGGAGTTGCCCCCCCTTGACAATTTACATGGTAATAGTTATGAATGAAATCGACCGAAGTTGAGGAGAGTTACTAATGTTCACGTAGAAAGAGGTAATTTATATATAGATGCTTGAGCTTGAAGAGTTTGACCCAATTTTAAACTTTGGTTGCACGCTTGGGGAAGCAAATCCTAGGTCAATCCACAGACAAAAAGGGTTCCAACCGAGGGTAGGGTTTTGGGAGCTTCACTGGATTTGGAGTCCCGAGTGTGCCATTTGACTATGTGAACTTCCCATTAAATACTTGGTACTTCTTCACTTCACTTGCTCTCCAACCACTGGACATTTTGAGCAAATTCAAGTGTGACAAATTGGACTTCAAATTCATATATATTAGATCAAGTTTATGAGGAGGATCCTAGTCCTTTAAGAGAACTCAAGTAGTAATTAATTGCTCTCATTGTTGAAACCTATTCGGTTTTACGCAAGGCAAGGAAAATTGAGGAATCCCACACTCCACACTTGGTTTTCCAAAGTCCACAAAATCAGAGAAAATTTTAACTTGCACATCTTAATTAAATGACCAAATTAAACCCCCCAAATCCTTTTTCCACTCATGAATACATTTAccaatacacacacatatataacaCGACCTACAAGAGATATATGAACCTTCAAGATTAACAGATCTTATGGTTTAGATATTGACTAcgaattcaaaataaaaaaatcatccTACGTCCTAACAAGATGCTGGATAAACTTTAATTCATGAATTTCCTCAAACCTCGCAAGTATAAACAGACTCGAGTCTACATAATTGGTTTTTATGTGATATAAATTGTGATAAACgtacttgtatatatgtttgatGAAATGTTTGAAAGAGTAATAAATTATTGTAAGTCACACTTCATTCAAAATTTTCATTCAGTATGTACCTTCTGAAAATTGGAGTACTCGATCAACTTAGTTAAATCAAATAATGGAGAGGTGAATAGTACTCTATAAAAGTTTACATCAATGCAACAGTTAATTAAAATGAGTACAGTCATTATGGTAATTAACATGACTTAGTGAACTAAATAATTTGAGTTCTTACATTTGAGTGTTAATTAGCTACAGCTCTCTGATCCTTGATTTGTGAATGATAGGTGGGATTCTCCTGAAATGTCAAACAATTTCACCATTGATGTAACAAGAGGTCCATAAGCTAGATTTGGACGGTCTGAATATGCCAGATTAAGCTGATGACCTAAAATAGTTATATTGCCCAACCTGACAAAGTCAGTGGAATAGAAGCTGTGAGAATGGAATAGAAACGGGATTTAAGGATTCTGAGAAACTAGTATCACGTATTATAATCCTTTTCTTATATACAAGTCCTCTCTCATAGCTAGGACTCCATTTTTAAAATACGTGTTGGAAGTTGGTTCTGGTTCACGTTTCCAAAAACCAATTCAAACACCTCAAATTTATATAATACTTCTACTTGCTTGAAGTTTGCTTTGTCTTGATTTGCAGTGGATAGACCAAAACGCTCTAATATGATAATAAGAGCAATTAAGATATTTCTTAATCCCTATAAGCTACTGTGATATATGCATGGTAGCTCCTTGAGATTCCACTACTTGGATTAAACAATACCCCAAAATGAGGTTTATTCGAGTCCAAGCTAGCTACTTAGTGAGAAATAATTATAAGAGTACTAGTACTATCTCTCTTAATTGTGTTAACCTATTTTTCTTGACTTCAGGTTTAATTTTCTTGGTAGTTGTTCTTAATTTTGATTTTAAGTGCCTGACCACACTGCTAAATTTCAAGTCACCAGAAAAGGCGGCTGATCCTTCGGGGGCAGACCCCTCTTCAGGAAGCATATATTGGCTACAAATTAAGACCGAGCAGACCCTCACCGTCAACTTGGGCTAATAATCTTGCTTTCACTCCACCTCTCTTCTCTGTACTTCTGTGTGTTCCTCTTGTTTTCTTAGCTAACTAGGGTTTGCTTATTATTACAGTTCAAGACATCTCAGCACGCTTATCCATAGGTAATAAGTTAGCACTAACTTCTTCAGTTTCAGACCTCAAGCAGTTTCGGCAAAAGATTTAGGGTTTAGTTTGGTACTGCTCTAGAAAGGAGAAGTACAAAAGAGGGTATGGATCAGGAGAGAAGTAGCAGCTGTGATATGAGTGCAGCAGATCAAGACAAAATTGATGAAGTGATGCTGCCAGGGTTTCGTTTTCACCCAACAGATGAGGAGCTTGTTGGGTTTTATCTCAAGAGGAAGATCCAGCAACGCCCTCTCTCGATCGAGCTCATCAAGCAACTTGACATCTATAAATTCGATCCATGGGATCTTCCAAGTAAGTTTTAACCTAACCctactcaagtatatgcatgacTTTACATTTCTTCCGTTTCTTATAGTATTAACAATATCTTTCATTCTTTGCATACATGTAGAGTTGGCAGCTAGTGGGGAGAAGGAGTGGTATTTCTACTGCCCGAGGGACAGAAAATACAGAAACAGCACGAGGCCTAACCGGGTCACCGGAGCCGGGTTCTGGAAAGCCACGGGTACCGACCGGCCCATTTACTCGTCGGAAGGTAACTCCAACAAATGTATTGGGTTGAAGAAGTCCCTTGTTTTTTACAAAGGTAGAGCTGCCAAAGGGGTCAAAACCGACTGGATGATGCATGAGTTTCGCTTACCTTCTCTCACCGACTCCTCAGTACTCCCACCAAAGAGATCGTTCATGGACAAAATTGCCATTCCCGCAAATGTATGCAAACCGCAATATGTTTTTAACTGCATCTTAGTTTTGAAATAGAATCTTCTCTTTATGCTCGTGTTTTTTCCGCTAATATTGTGCTTATTTATCTCTTTTATGTACTTCAAGGTCAATAACTATTCATTTTATATTTAAAAGAGAAACAAGAAACGAAGTACTTTTGACgatgtggtgttagctcaggGTTAGAGCACTCAATATCTATGTACAAAGTCATGGGTTctagtcaccatgggggtaggagtgaaatcctttgatcctcttagaaaaaaaaaaaaaaaaaaaaaaaaaaaaacaaagtactTTTGTAGATTCAAAAATACTAGCAGAGAAACATGCAAGAGCAGAAATAGTTTTGCACATATTTATGTATTGCTGGACTAATATGGAACATGTGTACTAATTGCATGTGTTGTAATTTCCAGGACTCATGGGCAATATGCAGGATATTCAAGAAAACAAATTCTAGTGCCCATCAAAGAGCCATTTCTCATCATTCTTGGGTGTCTCAGACCTTGCCTGAACCAAACACATTTCAAGATCATGTGTTAGGCAGCTCCAGATTAGGTGCACAAACCACTAGCACTACTCATTACAGTGGTAACAATATTGACACACAACAGATCTCAACTTCCACCACAACCAGTACTCTTTCCCCAGGAGATTATTATGCTAATAATTCCTACAAAACCTTACACCCATCAATCGCTTGCAATCTTAAACCCTATCATCAGTACTTCCCCATTTCCAACGCCGGAGAGTACTTTAACCCTAATTTCACATTTTCACCTCTGGAGAGTCCGGCAGCCAAATGTTCCGTGGATGTTTCGTCCTTGTTGTTAAACATGTCATCATCGGTCCTTGGAGATTTCGGAACCAAGCGGGCCTCGGCTGAGAGTAGTACTACTTTCGACTTTAGCAGTACTACTGGTTCTCAGGAGCAACAGTGTAATAATGGCTTCTCCTCCTTGACGACATTACCACACCATGACGTGATGCAAGGGAACCAGCTTGGCGTTGTTGGGAGTCATGATCACAGCATCGATGCGTTGATGAAGAATATAACGAATCATGTGAACTCAAACGCGATAGAAACAGATGATCATGGACACTGGGAGAGTAGTCTGCGATCATCGATTGGATTTCCTTTCATGAGTAGTTTACCAGTAATACCTTTGAATATAGGAGGTGGGGATGCATGGAAGTCCAACTTGACGTGGGACTCTTCACCATGTCCGAGTGAAATGTCCACTACCAGATGCTATTCttagtttttattattattagtatTGTGTACTAAAAATCATTGTTCCTAGCTTTAATTTTAGTTAACTAGCTAGCTCAAGTTTGATGTTTTGTAGGATTTTTGGCTAGTTCTTAATTAGGCTCTGTATGATTAATCAAATAGATTGAATGTGAGAAAGTTGACATGTTTAAGGT
Coding sequences within:
- the LOC133712799 gene encoding putative NAC domain-containing protein 94, with amino-acid sequence MDQERSSSCDMSAADQDKIDEVMLPGFRFHPTDEELVGFYLKRKIQQRPLSIELIKQLDIYKFDPWDLPKLAASGEKEWYFYCPRDRKYRNSTRPNRVTGAGFWKATGTDRPIYSSEGNSNKCIGLKKSLVFYKGRAAKGVKTDWMMHEFRLPSLTDSSVLPPKRSFMDKIAIPANDSWAICRIFKKTNSSAHQRAISHHSWVSQTLPEPNTFQDHVLGSSRLGAQTTSTTHYSGNNIDTQQISTSTTTSTLSPGDYYANNSYKTLHPSIACNLKPYHQYFPISNAGEYFNPNFTFSPLESPAAKCSVDVSSLLLNMSSSVLGDFGTKRASAESSTTFDFSSTTGSQEQQCNNGFSSLTTLPHHDVMQGNQLGVVGSHDHSIDALMKNITNHVNSNAIETDDHGHWESSLRSSIGFPFMSSLPVIPLNIGGGDAWKSNLTWDSSPCPSEMSTTRCYS